Proteins from a single region of Desulfolutivibrio sulfoxidireducens:
- a CDS encoding MFS transporter, which yields MPDNPDKNVKGEEGVVFCVSLAAFTFQFEALAVTVSLPTMARDFGSASMSVSMVALAFLLAATSTFLPAGRLGERFGLKRTFLAGCVVATLGTLGCSLSRNLIALIVCRSIQGCGTGALVALGYAMIPAWVRKQRIGWGYGYLSMAAGLGMLLGVPLGGVMAELASWRWTFLSVVPLLLILCAVAWRLLPSHHHQSEPTPLDAPGALLFAALLASALLGLSLGREHGWEGAAAGWCLAVFLLLAAAFMWRLQASRFPLFSPELLKRRPFAASLTVHFLVSAVLGGLNFLMPFYLQRGCQLTPLQASIVFLAFPFSCALIGPMAGKAADRIGSKPLVFISIVSWSICSLLFSILLSSAMLGIVVSFLVVMGICVGLFFSPNNKFMLDAAPEKHKSMAASLIPVALNMGSSFGISFFEIVFSVGSPPGAGSFRRIDALGHPVAADWIFRGFSHDFLAASGVLVLAAAVGLLGYRESGHHPGTTAKS from the coding sequence ATGCCTGACAATCCCGACAAAAACGTGAAAGGTGAGGAGGGGGTGGTTTTTTGCGTCTCGCTGGCGGCTTTCACGTTTCAGTTCGAGGCCCTGGCCGTCACTGTTTCCCTCCCCACCATGGCGCGGGATTTCGGATCCGCTTCGATGTCGGTTTCCATGGTGGCCCTCGCCTTCCTGCTGGCGGCGACGTCCACTTTTTTGCCGGCGGGAAGGCTGGGGGAACGGTTCGGTCTGAAACGAACCTTCCTTGCGGGATGCGTTGTCGCCACTTTGGGAACGCTGGGATGTTCCCTCTCGCGGAACCTTATCGCCCTGATCGTTTGCAGGTCCATCCAGGGGTGTGGAACCGGGGCCTTGGTGGCCTTGGGCTATGCCATGATTCCGGCCTGGGTGCGCAAGCAAAGGATTGGATGGGGATACGGCTACTTGAGTATGGCCGCCGGACTGGGAATGCTCCTGGGGGTTCCCCTTGGGGGCGTCATGGCCGAGCTTGCCTCGTGGCGATGGACCTTTTTGAGCGTTGTCCCCCTGCTCCTGATACTCTGCGCGGTCGCTTGGCGCTTGCTCCCGTCGCACCACCACCAATCGGAGCCAACGCCTCTGGACGCCCCGGGGGCGCTGCTCTTCGCGGCCTTACTGGCCTCAGCCTTGCTCGGGCTTAGCCTGGGCCGTGAGCACGGTTGGGAAGGCGCGGCCGCCGGATGGTGTCTTGCCGTCTTTTTGCTCCTGGCCGCGGCCTTCATGTGGAGGCTGCAGGCGAGCCGCTTCCCGCTTTTTTCGCCGGAACTCTTGAAACGGCGTCCGTTTGCCGCCTCCCTGACCGTACATTTTCTCGTCAGCGCCGTATTGGGCGGACTCAATTTTCTCATGCCCTTCTATCTACAACGCGGCTGTCAACTGACGCCGCTTCAGGCGAGCATTGTGTTTTTGGCTTTTCCATTCTCCTGCGCTTTAATAGGTCCTATGGCCGGGAAGGCTGCCGATCGCATCGGCTCCAAGCCACTCGTATTCATTTCCATTGTTTCATGGAGTATATGCAGCTTGTTGTTTTCGATCTTGTTGTCATCGGCTATGCTTGGAATCGTTGTTTCCTTTCTTGTTGTCATGGGGATTTGTGTTGGACTCTTTTTCTCACCAAACAATAAGTTCATGCTTGATGCCGCTCCTGAAAAGCATAAAAGCATGGCGGCCTCGCTTATCCCCGTGGCTCTCAATATGGGATCGAGCTTCGGCATCAGTTTTTTCGAGATCGTTTTCAGCGTCGGCTCTCCGCCAGGCGCTGGGTCTTTCAGGCGCATCGACGCCCTTGGACATCCGGTTGCGGCGGATTGGATTTTCCGGGGTTTTTCCCATGATTTTCTCGCGGCCTCGGGCGTATTGGTGCTTGCGGCCGCAGTCGGCTTGCTGGGCTATCGGGAGTCCGGACATCATCCTGGAACAACGGCCAAGTCGTGA
- a CDS encoding glutamate decarboxylase → MPLHQKETVRDDLLDDIYASSDLSVRMPKYRFPEKETDPRHAYQVVHDELMLDGNSRQNLATFCQTWADPEVHRLMDECLDKNMIDKDEYPQTAELEARCVHMLADLWHSPEAANTIGCSTTGSSEAAMLGALAMKWRWRAARKAAGKPADKPNMVCGPVQICWHKFARYWDVELREIPMERGRLIMSPEEAVARCDENTIGVVPTLGVTYTCQYEPVAEVCAALDKLQDDKGLDIPVHVDGASGGFLAPFRQPDLVWDFRLPRVKSINASGHKFGLSPLGVGWVVWRDAKELPGDLIFKVNYLGGDMPTFALNFSRPGGQIVAQYYNFLRLGREGYRKIQDACYRTAAYLGDALREIPCFDVIYDGRDGIPAVTWSLKENAAPGFNLYDLADRLRSRGWQVPAYSMPANRRDLVVMRALVRHGFSRDLADLLMDDLRRGLDHFAQNPVAHSLSADTGSGFSHV, encoded by the coding sequence ATGCCCTTGCATCAAAAGGAAACCGTCCGCGATGATCTCCTCGACGATATCTACGCCTCAAGCGACCTCTCGGTGCGCATGCCGAAATACCGGTTCCCAGAAAAAGAAACCGACCCCAGACACGCCTACCAGGTCGTGCATGACGAACTCATGCTCGACGGCAACTCCCGCCAGAACCTGGCCACCTTTTGCCAGACATGGGCCGATCCCGAGGTGCATCGGCTCATGGATGAATGCCTCGACAAAAATATGATCGACAAGGACGAGTATCCGCAGACCGCCGAACTCGAAGCGCGGTGCGTGCACATGCTGGCCGACCTGTGGCATTCGCCCGAGGCCGCCAACACCATCGGCTGCTCCACCACCGGATCGAGCGAGGCGGCCATGCTCGGCGCCCTGGCCATGAAATGGCGCTGGCGGGCCGCCCGCAAGGCGGCCGGAAAGCCGGCCGACAAGCCCAACATGGTCTGCGGCCCGGTTCAGATCTGCTGGCACAAGTTCGCCCGCTACTGGGACGTGGAACTGCGGGAGATTCCCATGGAACGAGGCCGGCTGATCATGAGTCCGGAGGAGGCCGTGGCCCGCTGCGACGAGAACACCATCGGGGTCGTACCCACCCTCGGCGTGACCTACACCTGCCAGTACGAGCCGGTGGCCGAGGTTTGCGCGGCCCTCGACAAGCTGCAAGACGACAAAGGTCTCGACATCCCGGTACACGTGGATGGCGCCAGCGGCGGATTTCTCGCCCCCTTCCGCCAGCCGGACCTGGTGTGGGACTTCCGTCTGCCCCGGGTCAAATCCATCAACGCCTCGGGACACAAGTTCGGCCTGTCGCCGCTGGGCGTCGGCTGGGTGGTCTGGCGCGACGCCAAGGAACTGCCAGGGGACCTGATCTTCAAGGTCAACTACCTGGGCGGCGACATGCCGACCTTCGCGCTCAACTTCTCGCGCCCCGGGGGCCAGATCGTGGCCCAGTACTACAACTTCCTGCGCCTGGGCCGCGAAGGGTACCGCAAAATCCAGGACGCCTGCTACCGGACGGCCGCCTACCTGGGCGACGCCCTGCGTGAAATACCCTGCTTCGACGTCATCTACGACGGCCGGGACGGCATTCCGGCCGTGACCTGGAGCCTCAAGGAAAACGCCGCCCCGGGGTTCAATCTCTACGATCTCGCCGACCGGCTGCGCTCGCGAGGCTGGCAGGTGCCGGCCTATTCCATGCCCGCCAATCGGCGGGACCTCGTGGTCATGCGCGCCCTGGTGCGGCACGGCTTCAGTCGCGACCTGGCCGACCTGCTCATGGACGACCTGCGGCGCGGCCTGGACCACTTTGCCCAAAACCCCGTGGCCCATTCCCTCTCGGCCGATACGGGTTCGGGGTTCAGCCACGTGTGA
- the malQ gene encoding 4-alpha-glucanotransferase codes for MKRRGSGILLHVTSLPSRFGVGDFGPAARRFIDFCSRSAQSYWQILPLTPTSTFIGNSPYSGDSAFALNPVLISPEKLVEDGYLDPGEIEGYIQEDPTRAEYDKAEAFKLRLLRTAFARRRAGLDADPAFAAFVAENAFWLDEYALFRAIKGERGGQEWTGWPRELRLRDPEALAEVRRHWAEDILFVAFVQYLLAGQWQDLRRHASKKNILIIGDAPIYVTLDSADVWSNQGLFKLDPDGQPLFVAGVPPDYFSETGQRWGNPVYDWPAHEATRFAWWMRRMDYAFRLYDFIRLDHFRGFEAYWEIPASEKTAVAGQWVKAPGEALFKELLHRFPTLPIIAEDLGVITAEVRELKDRFGFPGMKILQFAFGPGIDANRDAPHNHEPGAVVYTGTHDNTTTRDWFVSEAGEAGRRILFDYLGREMDPDEVPWAMIRLAMMSVCSTAILPMQDLLGLGEQGRMNRPSVAKGNWSWRVTEDRLSDDLAARLAYLTGIYGRNH; via the coding sequence ATGAAACGCCGAGGAAGCGGCATCCTGCTGCACGTCACGTCCCTGCCGTCCCGTTTCGGGGTCGGCGATTTCGGCCCGGCGGCCCGCCGATTCATCGACTTCTGTAGTCGGTCCGCCCAGTCCTACTGGCAGATCCTGCCGCTGACCCCCACCTCGACCTTCATCGGCAATTCGCCCTACAGCGGCGACTCCGCCTTCGCCCTCAACCCCGTCCTGATCAGTCCGGAGAAGCTGGTGGAGGACGGCTACCTCGATCCTGGCGAGATCGAGGGGTACATCCAGGAGGATCCGACCCGGGCCGAATACGACAAGGCCGAGGCCTTCAAGCTCCGGCTTTTGCGCACGGCCTTCGCCAGACGGCGTGCCGGCCTGGACGCGGACCCGGCCTTTGCCGCCTTTGTGGCCGAAAACGCCTTCTGGCTCGACGAGTACGCCCTCTTTCGGGCCATCAAAGGCGAGCGCGGCGGCCAGGAATGGACCGGCTGGCCCCGGGAACTGCGGCTGCGCGACCCCGAGGCGCTGGCCGAGGTGCGCCGCCACTGGGCCGAGGACATCCTGTTCGTGGCCTTCGTCCAGTATCTTTTGGCCGGACAGTGGCAGGACTTGCGCCGCCACGCCTCGAAAAAAAACATCCTGATCATCGGCGACGCGCCCATCTACGTCACCCTGGACAGCGCCGACGTGTGGTCCAACCAGGGTCTTTTCAAGCTCGACCCGGACGGCCAGCCCCTTTTCGTGGCCGGGGTGCCGCCCGACTATTTCAGCGAAACCGGCCAACGCTGGGGAAATCCCGTCTATGACTGGCCCGCGCACGAGGCCACCCGGTTCGCCTGGTGGATGCGGCGCATGGATTACGCCTTCCGGCTCTACGACTTCATCCGGCTGGATCATTTCCGGGGCTTCGAGGCCTATTGGGAGATTCCGGCCTCGGAGAAAACGGCCGTCGCCGGGCAGTGGGTCAAGGCCCCGGGCGAGGCCCTGTTCAAGGAGCTTTTGCACCGTTTCCCCACCCTGCCCATCATCGCCGAGGACCTGGGGGTCATCACCGCCGAGGTGCGCGAACTCAAGGACCGCTTCGGGTTTCCGGGCATGAAGATATTGCAGTTCGCCTTCGGCCCGGGCATCGACGCAAACCGCGACGCGCCCCACAATCACGAGCCCGGCGCCGTGGTCTACACCGGCACCCACGACAACACCACGACCAGGGACTGGTTCGTAAGCGAGGCCGGGGAGGCCGGAAGGCGGATTCTCTTCGACTATCTGGGCCGCGAGATGGACCCCGACGAGGTGCCCTGGGCCATGATCCGCCTGGCCATGATGAGCGTGTGCAGCACGGCCATCCTGCCCATGCAGGACCTTCTCGGCCTGGGCGAACAGGGGCGGATGAACAGGCCCTCGGTGGCCAAGGGCAACTGGTCCTGGCGGGTGACCGAGGACCGGCTGTCGGACGATCTGGCGGCCCGTCTGGCCTATCTGACCGGGATCTACGGCCGGAACCATTGA
- a CDS encoding glycosyltransferase family 4 protein codes for MNPLKIAYVLLWFPLPSEMFIFREVRNLQDMGLPISVYSLYGPARKGLSREMAAAAPDVVRLGARSLPDFPADILSWRKRRPDVVGRLWRTIPWRRWSCLEVAGENLWAFFAGFRLATLMEAEGVSHVHAAWANGPATAAMVAAALLDVPFSFSGRAGDIHPQDGALADKIRAASFVHTNNRANLGYLAGFAQNGDARKIHLVYNSLTLANREKAAVAMKPPYRLLAVGRFCRTKGFDVLLRACRLLEKDGFPFTLTLVGSGFQRSRLEWLRRQFGLLPRVNFPGFVSHDRITELYAASDIFVMPSVIHQTGDRDGIPNVIMEALSHCLPVVATNISGIPEVVVDGETGRLVPQRDPAALARAIQELAADREKAVAMAEAGREKVLAMFDPKGNTRALLQLFHDAPAVRPTELSTQPATHPGQA; via the coding sequence TTGAACCCGCTCAAAATCGCCTACGTCCTCCTGTGGTTTCCGCTTCCCTCCGAGATGTTCATCTTTCGCGAGGTCAGGAACCTGCAAGACATGGGCCTGCCCATTTCCGTCTATTCCCTGTACGGCCCGGCCCGCAAGGGCCTGTCGCGGGAGATGGCCGCCGCCGCCCCGGATGTGGTCCGGCTCGGCGCCAGGTCGCTGCCCGATTTTCCCGCGGACATCCTTTCCTGGCGCAAAAGACGCCCGGATGTCGTCGGACGCCTGTGGCGGACCATCCCCTGGCGGCGCTGGAGCTGCCTGGAGGTGGCCGGCGAGAACCTGTGGGCCTTTTTCGCCGGCTTCCGGTTGGCCACCCTCATGGAGGCCGAGGGCGTCAGCCACGTGCACGCCGCCTGGGCCAACGGACCGGCTACGGCCGCCATGGTGGCCGCGGCCCTGCTTGACGTGCCCTTTTCCTTCTCCGGCCGGGCCGGAGACATCCACCCCCAGGACGGCGCCCTGGCCGACAAGATTCGCGCCGCCAGCTTCGTGCATACCAACAACCGGGCCAACCTGGGCTATCTGGCCGGGTTCGCCCAAAACGGCGATGCGCGCAAGATTCACCTGGTCTATAACAGCCTGACCCTGGCCAACCGGGAAAAGGCCGCCGTCGCCATGAAGCCGCCCTACCGCCTCCTGGCTGTGGGCCGGTTTTGCCGCACCAAGGGCTTCGACGTGCTGCTTCGGGCCTGCCGCCTCCTTGAAAAGGACGGCTTTCCCTTTACGCTCACCCTGGTCGGCTCGGGCTTTCAGAGGTCGCGTCTCGAATGGCTCCGACGCCAGTTCGGCCTGCTCCCCCGGGTCAATTTCCCCGGCTTCGTCTCCCATGACCGCATCACGGAACTCTACGCCGCAAGCGACATCTTCGTCATGCCCAGCGTCATCCACCAAACCGGCGACCGCGACGGCATCCCCAACGTCATCATGGAGGCCCTTTCCCACTGCCTGCCCGTGGTGGCCACGAACATAAGCGGCATCCCAGAGGTGGTCGTCGACGGCGAGACCGGTCGCCTTGTCCCCCAGCGCGACCCCGCCGCCCTGGCCCGGGCCATACAGGAACTTGCCGCCGACCGGGAAAAGGCCGTGGCCATGGCCGAGGCCGGGCGCGAAAAGGTCCTGGCCATGTTCGATCCCAAGGGAAACACCCGGGCCCTGCTCCAGCTTTTTCACGACGCCCCCGCCGTCCGCCCCACCGAACTTTCGACCCAACCCGCCACGCATCCCGGTCAGGCCTAG
- a CDS encoding amino acid permease has protein sequence MAGKTKLSVFTLCMMTVAAVVSLRGLPMMAKEGLSLIFYILFSSVMFLIPASLVAAELGSALSDKGGGVYTWVKEAFGSRWGFTAIWLQWIQNVVWYPTVLGFAASCLAYAVMQPHLAQNGVYTGIVILVCYWMATFLTLAGSNVSSFVTKYGALCGTILPGVIVIILGLLWIDQGNPIAFLAPGPAADTAGKLAHEGAHARLFPHITNLGSVAFLAGIILLFAGVEVHAVHAGEMKKPASQFPESMFLAAAIIFLLFMLGSLAVATVVPAADISLTAGLMQAFEQLFDKFHIGFLTPVMGLLTAFGSIGGVMAWIGGPSRGLLETAKEGELPPFMAKVNRNGVQITILLIQAVIVSLLAALYFIMDNVSVAFFVLSAMTVTLYLVMYILMYAAAIKLRRDRPDLPRPYKLPGGLLGMWLVAGIGLLGVCFSLVVGFFPPTNIPVGNPALYVGLVAVGMIVFVGLPLIINACKKPSWRQIGKSSV, from the coding sequence ATGGCTGGAAAAACGAAGCTTTCGGTATTTACGCTGTGCATGATGACCGTCGCGGCGGTGGTGAGCCTGCGCGGCCTTCCCATGATGGCCAAGGAAGGATTGTCGCTGATCTTTTATATCCTCTTTTCCTCGGTCATGTTCCTCATCCCAGCCTCCCTTGTGGCAGCGGAGCTCGGGAGCGCTTTGAGTGACAAGGGCGGTGGCGTTTACACCTGGGTCAAGGAAGCCTTCGGATCGCGCTGGGGTTTCACCGCCATTTGGCTACAATGGATCCAGAACGTGGTCTGGTATCCCACGGTCCTGGGATTCGCGGCCAGTTGTCTGGCCTACGCGGTCATGCAGCCCCACCTGGCGCAAAACGGCGTCTACACGGGCATTGTCATCCTGGTGTGCTACTGGATGGCCACTTTTCTGACTCTGGCCGGATCAAACGTCTCGAGCTTCGTCACCAAATACGGCGCGCTCTGCGGCACGATCCTGCCCGGCGTGATCGTCATCATTCTGGGGCTGCTCTGGATCGATCAGGGCAACCCCATCGCCTTCCTCGCGCCCGGCCCGGCGGCCGACACAGCCGGAAAGCTTGCCCACGAGGGCGCACACGCCCGGCTTTTCCCCCACATCACGAACCTTGGCAGCGTTGCTTTCCTGGCCGGCATCATCCTGCTTTTCGCAGGTGTGGAGGTGCATGCCGTTCATGCCGGAGAGATGAAAAAACCCGCCTCGCAATTCCCAGAAAGCATGTTCCTGGCCGCCGCCATTATCTTCCTGCTTTTCATGCTGGGCTCCCTGGCCGTGGCTACCGTGGTCCCGGCCGCGGACATCAGCCTCACGGCCGGGCTTATGCAGGCATTTGAACAGCTTTTTGACAAGTTCCATATCGGCTTCCTCACCCCGGTCATGGGCCTGCTTACGGCCTTCGGCTCCATCGGAGGGGTCATGGCCTGGATTGGCGGACCGAGCCGCGGTCTGCTGGAAACCGCCAAAGAAGGGGAGCTCCCGCCGTTTATGGCCAAGGTCAACAGAAATGGCGTCCAGATTACCATCCTGCTGATCCAGGCGGTAATCGTCAGCCTCCTTGCCGCCCTCTACTTCATCATGGACAACGTGAGCGTGGCCTTTTTCGTGCTCTCGGCCATGACCGTCACCCTCTATCTCGTGATGTACATCCTCATGTATGCCGCCGCCATCAAACTGCGCCGCGACCGCCCCGACCTGCCGCGCCCCTACAAGCTTCCCGGCGGGCTTCTCGGCATGTGGCTCGTCGCTGGCATCGGCCTTCTCGGGGTATGCTTTTCCCTGGTGGTGGGCTTTTTCCCGCCGACAAACATCCCCGTGGGCAATCCCGCGCTCTATGTGGGGCTGGTGGCGGTCGGTATGATCGTCTTCGTCGGCCTGCCGCTCATCATAAACGCCTGCAAGAAGCCATCCTGGCGTCAAATCGGCAAGTCGTCCGTATGA
- a CDS encoding GNAT family N-acetyltransferase, which produces MPQIQILRSVEEFESIGDQWNDLAMRQPRVTPSLRSEWIASWMRTYGERFSPLVIAALSGSRLVGGIAFSLSPRMVGPVPIFCELRFAGVYGVRGIYTDCLLDPGEESRVLQAMFDTVCQCGWTKLRLEHVQAESRCLGWVNRYGPARGFLLGEPHTTDCPVLHLPGDMPTLEAGMDPFFRKMLHSRDLKAPAKKHAVTCLFQVDPDTLERDIGLLYEIHTQRWNSQGRAGEFADRHRREFYLRMAREFQRDGKLVLSQVLLDGEPHVLSIGVLLDEDFFALQLACSDVGLACKAGTYHLYHLLGHLMGRVKRFHFMAGGDAYKYKWGAQKHVVYDVHVWRGVRGRIGKLLQNGKDVLRFPLKRATSSAKEARALL; this is translated from the coding sequence ATGCCGCAAATCCAAATCCTTCGCTCCGTGGAGGAGTTTGAATCCATCGGAGATCAATGGAACGACCTGGCCATGCGCCAGCCCCGGGTGACGCCATCCCTGCGTAGCGAATGGATCGCAAGCTGGATGCGGACCTACGGCGAGAGGTTCTCCCCCCTGGTCATTGCCGCCTTAAGCGGAAGCCGACTGGTCGGGGGCATCGCCTTCAGCCTCTCTCCGCGCATGGTCGGACCAGTGCCGATCTTTTGCGAACTGCGCTTTGCCGGCGTGTACGGCGTTCGCGGCATCTATACGGACTGCCTCCTGGACCCCGGGGAGGAGTCGCGCGTGCTCCAGGCCATGTTCGACACGGTGTGCCAATGCGGCTGGACCAAGCTGCGCCTGGAGCATGTCCAGGCCGAGTCCCGCTGCCTGGGGTGGGTCAACAGGTACGGACCGGCCAGAGGGTTCCTGCTCGGCGAGCCACATACGACCGATTGTCCGGTGCTGCATCTGCCAGGCGACATGCCCACCCTGGAAGCCGGCATGGATCCCTTCTTCCGCAAGATGCTGCACTCCAGAGACCTCAAGGCGCCGGCGAAAAAACACGCGGTCACGTGCCTGTTCCAGGTCGATCCGGACACCCTGGAGCGGGACATCGGCCTGCTGTACGAGATCCACACCCAGCGCTGGAACAGCCAGGGCCGGGCCGGAGAGTTCGCCGATCGCCACCGCCGGGAATTCTACCTGCGGATGGCCCGGGAATTCCAACGCGACGGGAAACTGGTTCTGTCGCAGGTCTTGCTCGATGGAGAACCCCATGTCCTCTCCATCGGAGTACTGCTGGATGAGGATTTTTTCGCCCTGCAGTTGGCGTGCAGCGATGTCGGACTGGCCTGCAAGGCCGGGACGTACCATCTCTATCATCTCCTCGGCCACCTGATGGGGAGGGTGAAGCGATTTCATTTCATGGCTGGAGGGGATGCGTATAAATACAAATGGGGAGCGCAAAAGCACGTCGTGTACGATGTGCATGTCTGGAGAGGCGTGCGCGGACGGATAGGAAAACTGCTGCAGAACGGGAAAGATGTCCTGCGGTTTCCCTTGAAGCGGGCAACGTCATCGGCAAAGGAGGCGCGCGCCTTGTTGTGA
- the asnB gene encoding asparagine synthase (glutamine-hydrolyzing) yields the protein MCGIAGFVHVDPDARPPDQTRLAWLKDMTRALRHRGPDGDGHLLLGPAALGHRRLSIIDLSTGGQPMTDHSGHVSITFNGEIYNYREIRRDLTAKGYIFRTNSDTEVILNAWMDKGPDCLDAFEGMFAFALWDKRTRTLFAARDRFGKKPFFYTLQKGVFAFASELTALRTLPFLSLDVATQALARFLSYEYVPTPQSIYRQVKKLKPAHYLLFHAGEISTAPYWDMPPPDPDTGQSENELCERLRLLLAQAVKRRLVSDVPLGVFLSGGIDSSTVAAFMAGMSATIKTFSIGFTEKSYDESAYARSVAKRFATEHHERILSAAECGGLLPDIVARFDEPMADPSIVPTYLLSKVTREKVTVALGGDGPDELFAGYEYYPGFKLAEKYLRLPAFLRKGLIEPIARRLPQSSGYVNPRRVAQTFLAGVAAPRNLRVQTWLSAFSPEAQMSLWHNPDPDVLAPARLFAPTTRLFDAFPADAPLAKVFYTFARQYMLDYILVKVDRCSMMHSLEVRAPFLDRDLAEFACRLPITMKLRGETRKYILKKAVADILPKEILTRPKRGFLIPSAMWLRESLKPHMDELLGEAFLKKQGLFNPKTVAALRAEHQNGTRDHRKELWTLLVLQLWLKAHNPSIS from the coding sequence ATGTGCGGCATCGCCGGTTTCGTCCACGTCGATCCGGACGCCAGGCCCCCGGACCAAACCCGTCTGGCCTGGCTTAAGGACATGACCCGGGCCCTGCGCCACCGGGGACCCGACGGCGACGGCCACCTCCTGTTGGGACCGGCCGCCCTCGGACATCGCCGCCTGTCCATCATCGACCTGTCCACCGGCGGCCAACCCATGACCGACCACAGCGGCCACGTCTCCATCACCTTCAACGGCGAAATCTACAACTACCGGGAAATCCGGCGCGACCTCACCGCCAAGGGCTACATCTTTCGCACCAACTCCGACACCGAGGTCATCCTCAACGCCTGGATGGACAAGGGGCCGGACTGCCTCGACGCCTTCGAGGGCATGTTCGCCTTCGCCCTGTGGGACAAACGCACCCGCACCCTGTTCGCCGCCAGGGACCGCTTCGGCAAAAAACCCTTTTTTTACACCCTGCAAAAGGGGGTCTTCGCCTTTGCCTCGGAACTGACCGCCCTTCGCACCCTGCCGTTTCTTTCCCTCGACGTCGCCACCCAGGCCCTGGCCCGCTTTTTGTCCTACGAATACGTGCCCACCCCCCAAAGCATCTACCGCCAGGTCAAAAAGCTCAAACCCGCCCACTACCTGCTTTTCCACGCCGGTGAAATCTCCACCGCCCCCTATTGGGACATGCCGCCACCCGATCCCGATACCGGACAAAGCGAAAACGAGCTGTGCGAACGCCTGCGCCTGCTTCTGGCCCAGGCCGTCAAGCGCCGACTGGTCAGCGACGTGCCCCTGGGCGTTTTTTTAAGCGGCGGCATCGACTCCTCCACCGTGGCCGCGTTCATGGCCGGCATGTCCGCCACGATCAAGACCTTCAGCATCGGGTTCACCGAAAAAAGCTACGACGAATCCGCCTATGCCCGCAGCGTGGCCAAACGTTTCGCCACAGAGCACCACGAGCGCATTCTCAGCGCCGCCGAATGCGGCGGCCTGCTCCCGGACATCGTGGCCCGCTTCGACGAACCCATGGCCGACCCGTCCATCGTTCCCACGTATCTTCTCTCCAAGGTCACCCGGGAAAAGGTCACCGTGGCCCTGGGCGGCGACGGACCCGACGAACTCTTTGCCGGATACGAATACTACCCGGGCTTCAAACTGGCCGAAAAATATCTGCGACTCCCGGCGTTTTTGCGCAAAGGCCTCATCGAGCCCATCGCCAGACGGCTCCCCCAGTCCTCGGGCTACGTCAACCCCAGGCGCGTGGCCCAGACCTTCCTGGCCGGCGTGGCCGCGCCCCGCAACCTGCGCGTCCAGACCTGGCTGTCGGCCTTTTCCCCCGAGGCCCAGATGTCCCTGTGGCACAATCCCGACCCCGACGTCCTGGCCCCGGCCCGACTCTTCGCGCCCACCACCCGCCTCTTCGACGCCTTCCCGGCCGACGCGCCCCTGGCCAAGGTCTTCTACACCTTCGCCCGGCAATACATGCTCGACTACATCCTGGTGAAGGTGGACCGCTGTTCCATGATGCACTCGCTCGAGGTCCGCGCCCCCTTCCTGGATCGCGATCTGGCCGAGTTCGCCTGCCGGTTGCCCATCACCATGAAACTGCGCGGCGAGACACGCAAATACATCCTCAAAAAGGCCGTGGCCGACATCCTGCCCAAGGAGATCCTCACCCGGCCCAAACGCGGATTCCTCATTCCCTCGGCCATGTGGCTGCGCGAATCCCTCAAACCCCACATGGACGAACTGCTTGGCGAGGCCTTTCTCAAAAAACAGGGTCTGTTCAACCCCAAAACCGTGGCCGCCCTGCGCGCCGAGCACCAAAACGGAACCCGCGACCATCGCAAGGAACTGTGGACCCTGCTCGTCCTGCAACTGTGGCTCAAGGCGCATAACCCAAGCATCTCCTGA